In Cloacibacterium caeni, a single window of DNA contains:
- the rpsG gene encoding 30S ribosomal protein S7 has protein sequence MRKTKAKKRPLLPDPKFNDQLVTRFVNNLMVDGKKSIAFRIFYDALDIVEAKKGDNEKSSLEIWKDALTNVMPHVEVRSRRIGGANFQIPMPIRADRKISMAMKWLIKYATARNDKSMAQKLAAEVIAASREEGAAFKKKTDTHKMAEANKAFSHFKF, from the coding sequence ATGAGAAAAACAAAAGCAAAAAAGAGACCGTTGTTACCAGATCCAAAGTTTAATGATCAATTGGTAACAAGATTTGTAAATAATCTAATGGTAGATGGTAAAAAATCTATCGCTTTCAGAATTTTCTATGATGCATTAGATATCGTAGAAGCTAAAAAAGGAGATAACGAAAAATCTTCTCTTGAAATCTGGAAAGATGCATTAACTAACGTAATGCCTCACGTAGAAGTAAGATCAAGAAGAATTGGTGGTGCAAACTTCCAAATTCCTATGCCAATCAGAGCTGATAGAAAAATTTCTATGGCAATGAAATGGTTAATTAAGTATGCTACTGCTAGAAATGATAAGTCTATGGCTCAGAAATTAGCTGCAGAAGTTATCGCTGCTTCTAGAGAAGAAGGTGCTGCTTTCAAGAAGAAAACTGATACTCACAAAATGGCAGAAGCTAACAAAGCTTTCTCTCACTTTAAATTTTAA
- the rpsL gene encoding 30S ribosomal protein S12 codes for MPTIQQLVRKGRATLAKKSKSAALDSCPQRRGVCTRVYTTTPKKPNSALRKVARVRLSNGKEVNAYIPGEGHNLQEHSIVLVRGGRVKDLPGVRYHIVRGALDTAGVNGRTQRRSKYGAKRPKPGQAAAPAKGKKK; via the coding sequence ATGCCTACTATTCAACAATTAGTTAGAAAAGGAAGAGCCACACTTGCTAAGAAGAGCAAATCGGCTGCTTTGGATTCATGTCCACAAAGAAGAGGCGTATGTACGAGAGTATATACAACTACTCCTAAGAAACCTAACTCAGCACTTAGAAAAGTTGCGAGAGTAAGACTTTCAAACGGAAAAGAAGTTAACGCCTACATCCCGGGAGAAGGACATAACCTCCAAGAGCACTCGATAGTATTAGTACGTGGCGGAAGAGTAAAAGATTTACCGGGAGTTAGATATCACATTGTTCGTGGTGCTTTAGACACTGCCGGAGTAAACGGAAGAACGCAAAGACGTTCTAAATACGGTGCCAAGAGACCAAAACCAGGACAGGCTGCTGCTCCTGCAAAAGGTAAGAAAAAGTAA